A stretch of uncultured Fusobacterium sp. DNA encodes these proteins:
- a CDS encoding molybdopterin-binding protein, with protein sequence MKIIDTKNAVGHVLCHDITKIVPGEFKGVAFKKGHIIREEDIPELLKLGKDHLYVWEKSEGTLHENEAAIRIKDHVAGEGLTFGEIKEGKIDFFAAEDGIVSIDVDELLKANSIGEIIISTIHNNTPVKKGEKIAGTRIIPLVIDEKKIEKLEEICKKNIISIKKVYPKKTAVITTGNEVFYGRIQDKFGPVIKSKVGEYNCEVILHVFCPDDKEMIKSEIEKALNSEAELIICTGGMSVDPDDMTPTSIKEVGGELVTYGSPVLPGAMLLVAYKDNKTILGLPGCVMYARKTVFDLVLPRVLAEEKLTFKEIAKYGHGGLCLNCEVCHFPHCSFGK encoded by the coding sequence ATGAAAATTATAGATACAAAAAATGCAGTTGGGCATGTGTTATGTCACGATATAACAAAGATTGTTCCTGGAGAGTTTAAAGGGGTTGCCTTTAAAAAGGGACATATAATCAGAGAAGAGGATATTCCTGAATTATTGAAACTAGGAAAAGATCATCTATATGTATGGGAAAAATCTGAAGGAACTTTACATGAAAATGAGGCGGCTATTAGGATAAAAGATCATGTTGCTGGAGAGGGGTTAACTTTTGGTGAGATAAAAGAGGGAAAAATAGATTTTTTTGCTGCTGAAGATGGGATAGTTTCTATTGATGTAGATGAGTTATTAAAGGCTAACTCAATAGGTGAGATAATAATATCTACAATTCACAATAATACTCCTGTAAAAAAGGGAGAAAAGATAGCAGGAACAAGAATTATTCCTCTTGTTATAGATGAAAAAAAGATTGAGAAATTAGAGGAGATTTGTAAGAAAAATATAATCTCAATTAAAAAGGTCTATCCTAAGAAAACAGCTGTTATTACAACTGGAAATGAAGTGTTCTATGGAAGAATACAAGATAAGTTTGGTCCTGTTATAAAGTCAAAGGTTGGAGAGTATAATTGTGAAGTAATTTTACATGTGTTTTGTCCAGATGATAAAGAGATGATAAAATCGGAGATAGAGAAAGCTTTAAATAGTGAGGCTGAACTTATAATATGTACTGGAGGAATGTCAGTGGACCCAGATGATATGACACCAACTTCAATTAAAGAGGTTGGAGGGGAGCTTGTAACTTATGGTTCACCTGTACTTCCTGGGGCTATGCTTTTAGTGGCATACAAAGATAATAAAACAATTTTAGGGCTACCAGGTTGTGTGATGTATGCTAGAAAAACTGTATTTGATTTAGTTTTACCAAGAGTGTTAGCAGAGGAAAAATTGACATTTAAAGAGATTGCTAAATATGGGCATGGAGGCTTGTGTTTAAATTGTGAAGTTTGTCACTTTCCACATTGCTCATTTGGAAAATAA
- a CDS encoding DUF523 domain-containing protein → MNILISGCLLGLKCRYDGKEKKLPEIEKLIKLYNLIPVCPEQLGGLPTPRIPAERVKDRVITQVGADVTEEYQLGAKEALKIAKLYNCKKAILKEKSPSCGCGKIYDGTFSRNLTDGNGVTANLLIDNGIEIFGESEIEKFLK, encoded by the coding sequence ATGAATATTTTAATTAGTGGTTGTCTTTTAGGATTAAAGTGTAGATATGATGGTAAAGAAAAAAAGTTACCTGAAATTGAAAAACTTATAAAACTATATAATTTGATTCCTGTATGTCCTGAACAGCTTGGTGGGCTACCAACACCAAGAATTCCTGCTGAAAGAGTAAAAGATAGGGTTATAACTCAAGTTGGAGCAGATGTAACTGAAGAGTATCAATTAGGAGCTAAAGAGGCTTTAAAAATTGCTAAATTGTATAATTGTAAAAAAGCTATTTTAAAAGAAAAAAGCCCCTCTTGTGGTTGTGGAAAAATCTATGATGGAACTTTTTCTAGAAATCTAACTGATGGAAATGGTGTTACAGCTAATCTTTTAATAGATAATGGAATTGAAATTTTTGGTGAAAGTGAAATTGAAAAGTTTTTAAAATAA
- a CDS encoding ROK family protein encodes MSYFVGVDIGGTNVEMGILNELGEILIKKSIKTDSKKGAEDTFGRIWTAINSLITELGITKDDIKSIGMGIPGPVLNNSVVKIAANFSWGDNFPAKELMEKISGKPVKVGNDVKLIALGETLFGAGRGYKNSITIPIGTGIAAGIIINGAIVEGADGAAGEFGHVVVNKQGYKCGCGLTGCLETYCSATGIIREGKRRLAENKDNALYRRINGSIDSLEARDIFDLAKAGDKFCMDIVDWFCEYMAEGIGMLLNILNPEIIIFSGGVARAGEILLDGVKKNLAKYALGMTMENLKFAFGELNEEAGIKGAAALVMNENK; translated from the coding sequence ATGTCATATTTTGTAGGAGTAGACATTGGTGGAACAAATGTTGAAATGGGAATATTGAATGAGTTAGGAGAGATACTAATTAAAAAAAGTATCAAAACTGATTCAAAAAAAGGAGCAGAGGATACATTTGGAAGAATATGGACAGCAATCAATAGTTTGATAACAGAATTAGGAATAACTAAAGATGATATCAAATCTATAGGAATGGGAATTCCTGGACCTGTATTAAACAATTCTGTTGTAAAAATAGCTGCAAATTTTTCTTGGGGAGATAATTTTCCAGCTAAAGAATTAATGGAAAAAATTTCAGGAAAACCAGTTAAAGTTGGAAATGATGTTAAGTTAATAGCATTAGGAGAAACTTTATTTGGTGCTGGAAGAGGTTATAAAAATAGTATAACTATTCCAATAGGAACTGGAATAGCTGCTGGAATCATAATCAATGGAGCTATTGTTGAGGGAGCAGATGGAGCAGCAGGAGAATTTGGACATGTAGTTGTAAACAAACAAGGATACAAATGTGGTTGTGGATTAACTGGATGTTTAGAAACTTACTGTTCAGCAACTGGTATAATTAGAGAAGGAAAAAGAAGATTAGCAGAAAATAAAGACAATGCTCTTTATAGAAGAATAAATGGAAGCATTGACAGTTTAGAAGCTAGAGATATATTTGACTTAGCTAAAGCTGGAGATAAATTCTGTATGGATATAGTTGATTGGTTCTGTGAATATATGGCTGAAGGAATTGGAATGTTATTAAATATTTTAAACCCAGAAATCATAATATTCTCAGGAGGAGTAGCAAGAGCTGGAGAAATTCTTTTAGATGGAGTTAAGAAAAATCTTGCTAAATATGCTTTAGGAATGACAATGGAAAACTTAAAGTTTGCCTTTGGTGAACTAAATGAAGAAGCTGGAATTAAAGGAGCAGCAGCTCTTGTAATGAATGAAAATAAATAA
- a CDS encoding RidA family protein — MKKVIHTDKAPAALGPYSQAIEVNGVLYVSGQIPFVPETMTLVSDCVKAQTRQSLENVKAILEEAGYSMKDVVKAGVFIKNMDDFAAINEVYAEYLGDVKPARACVEVARLPKDVKVEIEVVAVK; from the coding sequence ATGAAAAAAGTTATTCACACTGACAAAGCACCTGCTGCTTTAGGACCATATTCACAAGCTATTGAAGTAAATGGAGTTCTTTATGTATCTGGACAAATCCCTTTTGTTCCTGAAACTATGACTCTTGTTTCTGATTGTGTTAAAGCTCAAACTAGACAATCTCTTGAAAATGTAAAAGCTATTCTTGAAGAAGCTGGATACTCAATGAAAGATGTAGTTAAAGCTGGAGTTTTCATTAAAAATATGGATGATTTTGCAGCTATTAATGAAGTTTATGCTGAATATCTAGGAGATGTAAAACCTGCTAGAGCTTGTGTTGAAGTTGCTAGACTTCCTAAAGATGTTAAAGTTGAAATAGAAGTTGTTGCTGTTAAATAA
- the modA gene encoding molybdate ABC transporter substrate-binding protein, whose product MKKLTILILALLLSVSAFSKEIVVSAAASLKNCLEEILPEYEKLSGDKVLLNLGGSGTLRTQIENGVPVDLFISADQKNVKILVDKDMAKKENTYDFLSNSLILVKSPYSKSNINSIEGLNSDIYLVIGNPDTAPVGNYTLTALKNLEILDKLNREKLVYAKDVSAVVQYVEIGEADFGVIYNSDRNRMKNPIVVEEFPENSYDKVIYSVAILNNSDDVKKLFEFLRENKEVFKKYGFVVM is encoded by the coding sequence ATGAAAAAATTAACAATTTTAATTTTAGCCTTACTATTATCTGTTTCAGCTTTCTCAAAAGAGATTGTTGTAAGTGCAGCAGCTAGTTTAAAAAATTGTTTAGAGGAGATACTTCCTGAATATGAGAAATTAAGTGGAGATAAAGTTCTTTTAAATTTAGGAGGATCAGGAACTTTAAGAACACAGATTGAAAATGGAGTGCCAGTAGATCTTTTTATTTCAGCAGATCAAAAAAATGTAAAAATATTAGTGGATAAAGATATGGCGAAAAAAGAAAATACCTATGATTTTCTATCTAACTCATTGATTTTAGTAAAAAGTCCATATAGTAAAAGTAATATAAATTCAATTGAAGGATTAAATAGTGATATTTATTTGGTAATAGGAAATCCTGATACAGCTCCAGTTGGAAACTATACATTGACAGCTTTAAAAAATCTTGAAATTTTAGATAAGCTAAATAGAGAGAAACTTGTCTATGCTAAAGATGTAAGTGCTGTAGTTCAATATGTTGAAATAGGAGAGGCTGATTTTGGAGTAATCTATAATTCAGATAGAAATAGAATGAAAAATCCAATAGTTGTAGAGGAGTTTCCAGAAAATTCATATGATAAAGTGATATATTCAGTAGCTATATTAAATAATTCAGATGATGTAAAAAAATTATTTGAATTTTTAAGAGAGAATAAAGAAGTATTTAAAAAATATGGTTTTGTTGTGATGTAG
- a CDS encoding tagatose bisphosphate family class II aldolase yields MLVSTRQLLLDAQKGKYAVPAFNVHNMETIQTVVEAAAELRSPIIVAATPGTMKYAGPEFFIKMVEICSEKYDIPVAMHLDHHESYDEIINAIQIGTKSAMIDASHLDFEENIAMVKKVVDYAHRYDVTVEGELGILGGQEDDLVRDEKDSKYTNPAQAKEYVERTGIDSLAVAIGTAHGVYKEEPKLDFDRLAEIRAVVDVPLVLHGASGVPAEQVKKAIELGITKVNIATELKMPFAETLREVLVNKPNESDPRKYFGPAKEAMKKVAIEKILMCGSNGRA; encoded by the coding sequence ATGTTAGTATCAACAAGACAATTACTATTAGATGCTCAAAAAGGAAAATATGCAGTACCAGCATTTAACGTTCATAATATGGAAACAATTCAAACAGTAGTAGAAGCTGCTGCTGAATTAAGATCACCTATCATAGTTGCAGCTACACCTGGAACAATGAAATATGCAGGACCAGAATTCTTCATTAAAATGGTAGAAATCTGTTCTGAAAAATATGATATACCAGTAGCAATGCACTTAGACCACCATGAAAGCTATGATGAAATCATCAACGCTATTCAAATTGGAACTAAATCAGCAATGATCGATGCTTCTCACTTAGATTTTGAAGAAAATATCGCAATGGTTAAAAAAGTTGTTGATTATGCTCACAGATACGATGTAACTGTTGAAGGAGAATTAGGAATTCTTGGAGGACAAGAAGACGACTTAGTAAGAGATGAAAAAGATAGTAAATATACTAACCCAGCTCAAGCTAAAGAATATGTAGAAAGAACTGGAATAGACTCTCTAGCAGTTGCAATTGGAACAGCTCACGGAGTTTACAAAGAAGAACCAAAATTAGACTTTGATAGACTTGCTGAAATCAGAGCAGTTGTAGATGTGCCATTAGTATTACACGGAGCATCTGGAGTACCAGCTGAACAAGTTAAAAAAGCAATCGAATTAGGAATTACAAAAGTAAATATCGCAACAGAATTAAAAATGCCATTTGCTGAAACACTAAGAGAAGTATTAGTAAATAAACCAAATGAAAGTGACCCTAGAAAATATTTTGGACCTGCTAAAGAAGCAATGAAAAAAGTAGCAATTGAAAAAATATTAATGTGTGGAAGTAACGGAAGAGCATAG
- a CDS encoding thioesterase family protein: MFSIKYKIKQEDINYGGHVGNERALLFFQMVRIKFFESLGLSELNIGDRIGVIQRNSYVEYNKELFLNDEITIKITKIDLEKTKFNFHYEIYNQEDKLAINGSTLLLAYNYEEKKLKKVPEIFREKVEGLL, from the coding sequence ATGTTTTCGATAAAATATAAAATTAAACAAGAGGATATTAATTATGGAGGACATGTTGGAAATGAAAGAGCTCTACTTTTCTTCCAAATGGTTAGAATTAAATTTTTTGAATCACTTGGATTATCAGAACTTAATATAGGTGATAGAATAGGAGTAATTCAAAGAAATAGTTATGTTGAATATAATAAAGAGCTATTTTTAAATGATGAGATTACAATTAAGATAACTAAAATCGATTTGGAAAAAACTAAATTTAATTTTCATTATGAAATTTATAATCAAGAGGATAAACTAGCAATAAATGGATCTACTCTTCTACTTGCTTATAATTATGAAGAAAAAAAATTAAAAAAAGTTCCTGAAATATTTAGAGAAAAAGTTGAGGGATTGTTATGA
- the pfkB gene encoding 1-phosphofructokinase: MKKILTVTLNPAIDVRYNVENMRIGEVNRTKHIEKTAGGKGINVSRVINQLGGDVTATGIVGGFTGKLFLSKLNAGNIKNDFLETSYETRTCIAVIDKDIKGITEFLESAEGTTEDFEKFMEKYVNILENEKIEIVCGSGSLLKGIGKDAYNPLIEEAHKRGIKFILDTSGESLVKGMEAKPFLIKPNQEELEDITGKKFNNLSEVVEAAKELVKTGIQVVMVTLGGDGAILVTDKVVYKGTFPKVEIKNTVGSGDSTIAGMAFGLSKEMELKECFRLAVACGTTNAMLDSTGNIDLDILKDILEKITVVEL; the protein is encoded by the coding sequence ATGAAAAAAATACTAACTGTTACTTTAAACCCTGCAATTGATGTTAGATATAATGTTGAAAACATGAGAATTGGTGAAGTAAACAGAACTAAACATATTGAAAAAACTGCAGGTGGAAAAGGAATAAACGTAAGTAGGGTTATAAATCAACTTGGTGGAGATGTTACAGCAACAGGAATAGTTGGAGGATTTACTGGAAAACTATTTCTTTCAAAATTAAATGCTGGAAATATAAAAAATGATTTCTTAGAAACAAGTTACGAAACAAGAACTTGTATAGCAGTTATAGATAAAGATATAAAAGGAATTACAGAATTTCTTGAATCAGCAGAAGGAACTACAGAAGATTTCGAAAAATTCATGGAAAAATATGTAAATATATTAGAAAATGAAAAAATAGAAATTGTATGTGGATCTGGAAGCCTTTTAAAAGGAATAGGTAAAGATGCTTATAATCCTTTAATTGAAGAAGCTCACAAAAGAGGAATTAAATTTATCCTTGATACAAGTGGAGAATCTTTAGTAAAAGGAATGGAAGCAAAACCATTCTTAATAAAACCAAATCAAGAAGAGTTAGAAGATATTACTGGAAAGAAATTTAACAACCTTTCTGAAGTAGTAGAAGCGGCTAAAGAGTTAGTAAAAACTGGAATTCAAGTTGTAATGGTTACTCTTGGTGGAGATGGAGCTATTTTAGTAACTGATAAAGTAGTTTACAAAGGAACTTTCCCAAAAGTAGAGATAAAAAATACAGTTGGTTCTGGAGACTCAACAATAGCTGGAATGGCATTTGGACTATCTAAAGAGATGGAATTAAAAGAGTGTTTCAGATTAGCAGTAGCTTGTGGAACAACAAATGCTATGCTTGATAGTACTGGAAATATTGATCTTGATATTTTAAAAGATATTTTAGAAAAAATAACAGTAGTAGAACTTTAA
- a CDS encoding GntR family transcriptional regulator, with protein MVLKNSKSPLYYQLAEIILSEIESKNLKENDKLLTEREYAKKYELSRATVRQALAYLEEKGYVYKIQGCGTFVSSKVIQQKLLKVYSFTEEMKKLGKIPESKILSLKKIVGDEKVAKELNLNSSDEIFELERLRIADREIIMYERTYMPVKKMPNLSKKELLISPLYDIIQSRYKINFNKVFERFSVLKADESVASILQVNRNSPLIKLQRWTYSGMEIIEYTISLVRGDRFEFEVELEE; from the coding sequence ATGGTATTAAAAAATTCCAAAAGTCCACTTTATTACCAATTAGCTGAAATTATTTTAAGTGAAATAGAAAGTAAAAATCTAAAAGAGAATGATAAATTACTTACTGAGAGAGAATATGCAAAGAAATATGAGTTAAGCAGAGCCACTGTGAGACAGGCTCTTGCTTATCTCGAAGAAAAAGGATATGTTTATAAGATTCAGGGATGTGGAACTTTTGTTTCATCAAAAGTGATACAACAAAAGTTACTAAAAGTTTATAGTTTTACTGAAGAGATGAAAAAACTTGGCAAAATCCCTGAATCTAAAATTTTATCCTTAAAAAAAATAGTCGGGGATGAAAAAGTAGCAAAAGAGTTAAATCTCAATAGTTCAGATGAAATTTTTGAGCTTGAAAGGCTAAGAATAGCAGACAGAGAGATAATTATGTATGAGCGAACATATATGCCAGTAAAAAAAATGCCAAATCTTTCAAAAAAAGAATTGCTTATTAGTCCATTATATGATATCATTCAAAGTAGGTATAAGATAAACTTTAATAAAGTATTCGAACGTTTTTCTGTTTTAAAAGCAGATGAAAGTGTAGCTAGCATTTTACAAGTAAATAGAAACAGTCCTTTAATAAAATTGCAAAGATGGACATACAGTGGAATGGAGATTATAGAATACACAATAAGTTTGGTACGTGGAGATAGATTTGAATTTGAAGTAGAACTTGAAGAGTAA
- a CDS encoding SIS domain-containing protein, which translates to MNFKDCVTWKEIAQQPGIWKEEVSIVKENIEALGKFIEGVKGNKVKVIFTGAGSSEFVGNTICSYINSRIDIEVLSVPTTDIVSMPEQYLDADADIILVSCARSGNSPESVAAVELADKLVKNIHHIFITCNKDGKLAKISETGENKYLLLMPERTNDKGFAMTGSFSSMVVAGVLVLLRKDLDVLGEKVEYVASLVERNLDKIVANAEIVADLDIERIVYLGDGTSKGLAEEIALKVLELTGGKLASFFNTFLGFRHGPKSIVNDKTAIVCLMSNNPYTRIYELDLLKEFKNEGGKKQIIVLDTVYDEEVKANSNYYFSYEDAKLGEMEDIFASLSYLVYGQLISLIKSAKLGINPDNPCPTGEVNRVVKGVIIHEYNK; encoded by the coding sequence ATGAATTTTAAAGATTGTGTAACTTGGAAAGAGATAGCTCAACAACCAGGAATTTGGAAAGAAGAAGTATCAATAGTAAAAGAAAATATTGAAGCTTTAGGAAAATTTATTGAAGGTGTAAAAGGAAATAAAGTAAAAGTAATATTTACAGGGGCAGGATCATCTGAATTTGTTGGAAATACAATTTGTTCATACATCAACAGCAGAATAGATATCGAAGTTTTATCAGTACCTACAACTGATATCGTTTCTATGCCAGAACAATACTTAGATGCTGATGCAGATATTATATTAGTATCATGTGCAAGATCAGGAAACTCTCCTGAAAGTGTTGCAGCAGTAGAATTAGCAGATAAATTAGTAAAAAATATTCACCACATCTTTATCACTTGTAACAAAGATGGAAAACTAGCTAAAATATCTGAAACAGGAGAAAATAAATATCTTCTATTAATGCCAGAAAGAACAAACGATAAAGGATTTGCTATGACAGGAAGCTTCTCTTCAATGGTAGTAGCTGGAGTTTTAGTTCTATTAAGAAAAGACCTAGATGTATTAGGAGAAAAAGTAGAATATGTAGCTTCTCTAGTTGAAAGAAATCTTGATAAAATAGTTGCTAATGCTGAAATAGTAGCAGATTTAGATATCGAAAGAATAGTATACTTAGGAGATGGAACAAGCAAAGGACTAGCTGAAGAAATCGCTCTTAAAGTTCTTGAACTTACTGGAGGAAAACTTGCTTCATTCTTCAACACTTTCCTAGGATTCAGACATGGACCTAAATCAATAGTTAATGACAAAACAGCTATCGTATGTTTAATGTCAAACAACCCATACACAAGAATTTATGAACTTGATCTATTAAAAGAGTTCAAAAATGAAGGTGGAAAAAAACAAATAATCGTACTAGATACAGTATATGATGAAGAAGTAAAAGCTAACTCAAACTACTACTTCTCTTATGAAGATGCTAAATTAGGAGAAATGGAAGATATATTTGCAAGTCTTTCTTACCTAGTTTATGGACAATTAATTTCTCTAATCAAATCAGCTAAATTAGGAATTAACCCAGATAATCCATGTCCTACAGGAGAAGTTAACAGAGTAGTTAAAGGTGTAATTATTCACGAATACAACAAATAA
- a CDS encoding MOSC domain-containing protein, producing MTGEVIAVCISEKKGTEKINIHSCEVIAGFGLKNDAHGGNWHRQVSLLSHEKIEDFKTRGGFVEKGAFGENIIVSGIDLRNLPVGTKIDINGVLLEVTQIGKECHSHCEIFHRVGECIMPKEGIFAKVLKGGVISEGDKVTILEK from the coding sequence GTGACAGGAGAAGTTATAGCTGTTTGTATAAGTGAAAAAAAGGGAACTGAAAAGATAAATATTCACAGTTGTGAAGTGATAGCGGGATTTGGACTTAAAAACGATGCTCATGGGGGAAATTGGCATAGACAAGTAAGTTTATTATCTCATGAGAAGATAGAGGATTTTAAAACAAGAGGTGGCTTTGTAGAAAAGGGAGCTTTTGGAGAAAATATAATTGTTTCAGGAATAGATTTAAGAAATCTACCAGTAGGAACGAAGATTGATATTAATGGAGTTCTTTTAGAAGTAACTCAAATTGGTAAAGAGTGTCACTCACATTGTGAGATTTTCCATAGAGTTGGAGAGTGCATAATGCCAAAAGAGGGAATTTTTGCAAAGGTACTAAAGGGTGGAGTTATCAGTGAAGGAGATAAAGTCACTATTTTAGAAAAGTAG
- the moaA gene encoding GTP 3',8-cyclase MoaA encodes MKDSLGREIDYLRISLTESCNLRCIYCMPEGVAPKVCGETLTKENIFDIVEVAVELNIKKIRLTGGEPLLRQDIVEIIQGIKDRGIEKIYITTNGILLSEKIEKLKKAGLKGVNISLDTLDREQFNYITRGGDLERVLQGIEKALNLNLEVKINSVIMKDINENAIEELAKLTLNSQLDVRFIELMPIGQGKKFTGISNNDIYDRLEKIFEFDRNYKEIKGVSTYYKLKNSKGNIGFISPINSCFCETCNKIRLTSDGVIKRCLNSKGNTNIKEYLDKNVEKEEIKEILEQEIFKKPERHLFGKDNKDEELKNMNAIGG; translated from the coding sequence ATGAAAGACAGCTTGGGAAGAGAGATAGACTATCTTAGAATATCTTTAACTGAAAGTTGTAATTTAAGATGTATATATTGTATGCCTGAAGGAGTTGCACCTAAAGTTTGTGGTGAAACTTTAACAAAAGAAAATATTTTTGATATTGTTGAAGTAGCTGTGGAGTTAAATATAAAAAAGATAAGGCTGACAGGTGGAGAGCCTCTTTTACGTCAAGATATAGTTGAAATTATACAAGGAATCAAAGACAGAGGGATAGAAAAGATATATATTACAACAAATGGAATCTTATTGTCTGAAAAGATAGAAAAATTAAAAAAAGCAGGTTTAAAAGGTGTTAATATAAGCTTAGATACTTTAGATAGAGAGCAGTTTAATTATATAACAAGAGGTGGAGATTTAGAAAGAGTTTTGCAAGGAATAGAGAAAGCTTTAAATTTAAATCTTGAAGTAAAAATCAATAGTGTTATTATGAAAGATATAAATGAAAATGCTATTGAAGAACTTGCAAAATTAACATTGAATAGCCAATTAGATGTAAGATTTATTGAACTTATGCCTATTGGACAAGGAAAGAAATTTACTGGAATAAGTAATAATGACATATATGATAGATTAGAAAAAATTTTTGAATTTGATAGAAATTATAAAGAGATAAAAGGAGTTTCAACTTACTATAAATTAAAGAATAGCAAGGGAAATATAGGATTTATAAGTCCTATTAATAGTTGTTTTTGTGAGACATGCAACAAGATTAGATTGACTTCAGATGGGGTAATTAAAAGATGTTTAAATAGTAAGGGAAATACAAATATCAAAGAGTATTTAGATAAAAATGTTGAAAAAGAAGAGATAAAGGAAATTTTAGAGCAGGAGATTTTTAAAAAACCTGAAAGACATCTTTTTGGTAAAGATAATAAAGATGAAGAGTTAAAAAATATGAATGCAATAGGAGGATAA
- the modB gene encoding molybdate ABC transporter permease subunit: protein MYFAIKNSLFVVIIGIIITIFLATLLLYIKSYLPQKLKVVLEFFITLPLFLPPSVTGYFLLLVFGVQGVIGKFLFEICNIRVTFSIYGAIISGVVVALPIVYQSINLAIVSIEKEYIEEAILMGTNNFQMFRYIVFPMAKNGIIAGIILGMGRILGEFGATLMVAGNIPHKTQTIPTAIYSAVESGNDREATILILISLWISSIIMWLYSLLKRKNRKIKKF from the coding sequence ATGTATTTTGCAATAAAAAACTCTCTATTTGTTGTAATAATAGGAATTATTATAACTATATTTTTAGCAACTTTACTTCTTTATATAAAAAGCTATCTTCCTCAGAAATTAAAGGTGGTTTTAGAGTTTTTTATCACATTACCTCTATTTTTACCACCATCAGTAACAGGATATTTTCTCCTTTTGGTTTTTGGTGTTCAAGGGGTAATTGGAAAATTTCTCTTTGAAATCTGTAATATAAGGGTTACATTTTCAATCTATGGAGCTATAATATCAGGGGTTGTTGTTGCTCTTCCAATAGTGTATCAAAGTATAAATTTAGCTATTGTCTCTATTGAAAAGGAGTATATAGAGGAGGCTATATTAATGGGAACAAATAATTTTCAGATGTTTAGATATATTGTTTTTCCAATGGCAAAAAATGGGATAATAGCTGGGATCATATTGGGAATGGGAAGAATTTTAGGAGAGTTTGGAGCTACTTTAATGGTGGCAGGGAATATTCCTCACAAAACTCAAACTATTCCAACTGCTATATATTCAGCTGTTGAAAGTGGCAATGACAGAGAGGCTACAATTTTAATATTGATATCTCTTTGGATAAGTAGTATTATAATGTGGCTATATAGTTTATTAAAAAGAAAAAATAGAAAAATAAAGAAGTTTTAA